In Quercus lobata isolate SW786 chromosome 12, ValleyOak3.0 Primary Assembly, whole genome shotgun sequence, a genomic segment contains:
- the LOC115970171 gene encoding uncharacterized protein LOC115970171 has protein sequence MEYASQVVKLDAIMESIKQVEIEAIRNKKKVTRKDGKGKNQDYLPYTYLMGETVDMWSQSHDGGRRFGAMTTNISECFNGVLKGAQGLSITALVEFTWNKLVQYFHDRRKEYHFEFSEGKKWSEYAFSMWDGNKRKSEKHYLKPFSNEELIFQVVTQLNTCSAGGGNHSYEVRLQERTCSYGKWQNIGIPCSHAIRVCDYLHIDSTTYIHPCYGLNNALNTYEHAFVVPKSQSLWRDPMGPKWLPNPALLRAKGQLVKSRIRNEMDGVRNKDREPGWRWEDADLIESQPKQTCGLCHASGHNCRKCPQSRGASTSSHVPH, from the coding sequence ATGGAATATGCTAGTCAGGTAGTGAAATTGGATGCCATAATGGAGTCCATTAAGCAAGTGGAAATTGAGGCCATTAGGAATAAGAAGAAGGTGACGAGGAAGGATGGCAAGGGAAAAAATCAAGATTATCTTCCATACACATACCTAATGGGCGAGACTGTGGATATGTGGAGCCAATCACATGATGGTGGGAGACGTTttggggcaatgacaaccaatataTCAGAGTGCTTCAATGGTGTATTGAAAGGTGCACAGGGCCTTTCTATTACCGCGTTGGTTGAGTTCACTTGGAACAAACTTGTTCAATATTTCCATGACCGGCGCAAAGAATACCATTTTGAGTTCTCAGAAGGTAAGAAATGGAGTGAATATGCCTTCTCCATGTGGGATGGAAATAAGCGTAAATCTGAGAAACACTATCTCAAGCCATTTAGCAATGAAGAGCTGATATTTCAAGTAGTTACCCAACTCAACACGTGTAGTGCAGGAGGGGGAAACCACAGTTATGAAGTTCGGTTACAGGAAAGAACATGCAGTTATGGGAAATGGCAAAACATAGGGATCCCGTGTTCACATGCAATTAGAGTATGTGACTATTTACATATTGATTCGACCACATATATTCACCCATGTTATGGTTTGAACAATGCCCTTAACACTTATGAGCATGCATTTGTGGTTCCTAAGTCGCAGTCGTTGTGGAGGGATCCCATGGGGCCGAAGTGGTTGCCTAATCCAGCATTGTTGCGGGCCAAAGGTCAACTAGTGAAgtcaagaataaggaatgagATGGATGGAGTGAGGAATAAGGATCGAGAACCGGGATGGCGGTGGGAGGACGCGGATTTGATAGAGAGTCAACCCAAACAGACATGTGGACTGTGTCATGCTTCCGGGCATAACTGTAGAAAATGTCCGCAGTCCCGTGGCGCTTCCACAAGTAGTCATGTTCCACACTAG
- the LOC115971434 gene encoding beta-amylase 3, chloroplastic, producing the protein MTLTLRSSTSFINFRDTKCLKTPVEFCGTICFAQIKPSRGIRVKNSMTQEAQVLSTEGCRNEKREKLHTLSGVHHNNNKDDSKVPVFVMLPLDTVTHGGHLNKPRAMNASLMALKSAGVEGVMVDAWWGLVEKDGPLKYNWEGYAELVQMVQRHGLKLQVVMSFHQCGGNVGDSCSIPLPPWVLQEISGNPDLVYTDRSGRRNPEYISLGCDSLPVLGGRTPVQVYSDYMRSFRDRFSEYLGDVIVEIQVGLGPCGELRYPSYPESNGTWKFPGIGEFQSYDKYMRASLAATAEAVGKKDWGISGPGDAGQYNQFPEDTGFFRREGTWSTEYGKFFLEWYSGKLIQHGDRILAAAEGLFQGTGAKLSGKVAGIHWHYRTRSHAAELTAGYYNTRHHDGYLPVAQMLAKHRVILNFTCMEMKDGEQPRHANCSPEGLVRQVKMATRDARIELAGENALERYDGSAYGQVLTTSRSDSGNGLSAFTYLRMNKRLFEEENWRQLVQFVKSMSDGGRNTKLAESDSRGSNIYVGFIKEKNMKNIKELALV; encoded by the exons atgacTCTAACATTACGTTCTTCAACTTCTTTCATTAATTTTAGAGACACCAAGTGCCTGAAAACTCCTGTGGAGTTCTGTGGCACAATTTGCTTTGCACAAATTAAGCCATCAAGGGGTATCCGGGTGAAGAATTCAATGACGCAAGAAGCACAGGTCTTGAGCACAGAAGGGTGTAGAAATGAGAAGCGAGAGAAGCTTCATACACTCTCTGGtgttcatcataataataataaagatgaTTCAAAGGTGCCTGTGTTTGTGATGCTACCACTTGACACAGTAACACATGGAGGGCACTTGAACAAGCCACGAGCAATGAATGCTAGTTTGATGGCCTTGAAAAGTGCAGGAGTTGAAGGAGTAATGGTCGATGCTTGGTGGGGCTTGGTGGAGAAAGATGGACCTCTCAAGTACAACTGGGAAGGCTATGCTGAGCTTGTGCAGATGGTTCAAAGGCATGGCTTGAAGCTTCAAGTTGTTATGTCTTTTCATCAGTGTGGAGGAAATGTTGGAGACTCTTGCAG TATTCCATTGCCCCCATGGGTGCTGCAAGAAATCAGCGGGAACCCTGACCTTGTGTACACAGACAGATCAGGAAGGAGGAATCCCGAGTACATATCCTTGGGTTGTGATTCACTGCCTGTTCTAGGAGGAAGAACACCCGTTCAGGTCTACTCCGACTACATGAGGAGCTTCCGCGACAGATTTAGCGAATACTTGGGCGACGTTATTGTG GAAATCCAAGTGGGATTGGGTCCTTGTGGAGAGCTCAGATATCCATCTTATCCAGAAAGCAATGGAACTTGGAAGTTTCCTGGAATTGGTGAATTCCAAAGCTATGACAAG TATATGAGAGCTTCTCTGGCAGCAACAGCAGAGGCAGTCGGGAAGAAAGACTGGGGAATAAGTGGACCCGGTGATGCAGGCCAATACAATCAATTTCCTGAAGATACTGGATTTTTCCGCAGGGAAGGAACATGGAGCACTGAGTATGGGAAATTCTTCTTAGAGTGGTATTCTGGAAAGCTAATACAACACGGTGATAGAATCCTTGCTGCCGCAGAAGGATTGTTTCAGGGAACTGGCGCAAAACTTTCTGGGAAAGTTGCCGGAATTCACTGGCATTATAGAACGAGGTCCCATGCAGCTGAATTAACCGCGGGATACTACAACACTAGACATCATGATGGTTATCTTCCAGTAGCACAAATGCTAGCCAAACATAGAGTTATACTTAACTTCACTTGCATGGAAATGAAAGATGGAGAACAGCCTCGACATGCAAATTGTTCACCAGAAGGGCTGGTTCGGCAAGTAAAGATGGCAACAAGAGATGCTAGAATAGAACTTGCTGGGGAGAATGCTCTGGAGAGGTATGATGGAAGTGCATATGGACAAGTTTTGACAACAAGTAGGTCAGATTCTGGAAATGGATTGAGCGCATTTACGTATTTAAGAATGAATAAGAGGTTGTTTGAAGAGGAGAATTGGCGGCAGCTTGTTCAGTTTGTAAAAAGCATGTCAGATGGTGGTCGAAACACAAAGCTTGCTGAGTCCGACTCCCGTGGGAGTAACATTTACGTTGGATTCATCAAAGAGAAGAATATGAAGAATATTAAAGAGCTTGCTCTTGTTTAA
- the LOC115971122 gene encoding uncharacterized protein LOC115971122 — protein sequence MEKSFTLIQTIATAGAFSAISFWYGFMFGRESSRKELGELIESLRRGNSDSASSPP from the exons atggagaagaGCTTCACTCTGATTCAGACAATCGCCACCGCCGGCGCCTTCTCTGCCATTTCCTTCTG gtaCGGTTTCATGTTTGGCCGAGAATCCTCTCGCAAAGAGCTTGGCGAATTGATTGAAAGTCTTCGCCGTGGAAATTCCGATTCAGCTTCTTCGCCTCCTTAG